The DNA window ACAAAACCGGCAAAGTAAATTACCTTTTCCAGCTCGGAAACTGTCATATTTAATAACGTGCCCAAAATGCTTGGAATACCGTGAATGTACCAAACGTGAGCTACCGGCACTGCTAAATCAATATGCCCTAAGCGCTCTCGTCTAACGGCACTACGCGTTACTTCTACGCCACATTTATCACAAACCACACCTTTATAGCGGATTTTACGATATTTGCCACAGTAACATTCCCAGTCTTTGGTTGGTCCAAAAATGCGCTCGTCAAATAAACCGTCGCGCTCTGGTTTTTGGGTGCGATAGTTAATAGTTTCCGGTTTGGTAACTTCACCGTGTGACCAAGCTAAAATTTCGTCCGGGCTAGCAATAGCAATACGAACAGCGGCGAATAAATCTTGACTTTGAGTGTCTTCGTACTTCATTTCTTCTCCTTTATGCTTCTTCAGCAGCTGCGACAGGCTCTGACAACTCGTCATCACTGCCAATTTCGGTTACTAATTTATCCACTGCTTCTTCGTCTTCAATCATGCCGCCAACCGGCTCGTTTAAGATTTCTTCTAAGGTTTCACCAGTGTCAGAGACCGGCGCCATCGCCTTTTTGGCCTCTTCCAAATGAATTTCAAAGTTTTTGGCGTCTTCATCGCTTAACAACTGAACCGACAAGCCTAAGCTTTGCAACTCTTTAACCAACACGTTAAACGATTCCGGAATAGATGGTTTTTGAATTGGATCGCCCTTAATAATGGCTTCGTAAACTTTGCTTCTACCCACGGTGTCATCGGATTTAACCGTCAACATTTCTTGCAAAGTATGAGCGGCACCATAAGCCTCTAATGCCCAAACTTCCATTTCTCCGAATCGCTGGCCACCAAACTGGGCTTTTCCACCCAATGGCTGCTGGGTGATCATGGAGTATGGTCCAACTGAACGAGCGTGCATCTTGTCATCAACCAAGTGAGACAATTTCATGATGTAGTTAATACCGGTGGTAGTAGTGTGATCAAAACCGGCGCCGCTGCGGCCATCAAACAACTGAATTTTGCCGGTCTTAGGCAATTTGGCTTTCTCTAAGTAAGTTTGAATCTGCTCCCAACTTAAACCTTCAAATACCGGGCTGGCTACTTTGATGTTTAAGGTGTTGGCGGCCCAGCCTAGGTGAGTCTCTAAAATCTGACCCAAGTTCATACGGGAAACCACACCCAGCGGGTTAAGAATGATGTCTACCGGCGTGCCATCTGGCATATACGGCATATCTTCTACCGGCAAAATGGTAGAAATAACACCTTTGTTACCGTGACGTCCGGCTAATTTATCACCAACCGCAATTTTACGTAACTGAGCCACCGAGATTTCTACTTGCTGATAAACACCGGCTGGCAACTCATCACCCTGATCTTTATTAAATAATTTAATCTCAACCACTTTACCGCGTTCGCCGTGAGGCAAGCGCAAAGAGGCGTCTCGGACGTCTTTGGCTTTTTCACCAAAGATGGCGCGTAACAATTTTTCTTCGGCAGACAACTCGGTCTCACCTTTAGGCGTAATTTTACCCACCAAAATGTCGCCGGTCTCTACCTCTGCACCAATGCGCACAATACCGCTTTCGTCTAAGTTAGACAGCGCTTCTTCGGACACGTTTGGGATATCTTGAGTGATTACTTCTGGCCCCAATTTAGTGTCTCGTACTTCACAAACGTATTTTTCGATGTGAATAGAGGTGAAACGATCTCGATGTAACATGCGCTCGGAAATAATGATAGCATCTTCAAAGTTACCACCACCCCAGCTCATAAACGCCACCAAAACGTTCTGACCCAAGGCCAGCTCGCCTTTATCGGTGGCAGAGCTATCGGCAATCACCTGACCCTTAACCACGTGTTGCTCAACATCTACAATTGGACGTTGGTTAATACAAGTGGCCTGGTTTGATCGCACAAATTTCTGTAATTTATAAACTTTTTTCTCTTTAGTATCGTCTTCCAACACGGTAATGTGATGGGCGGTTGATTCCAAAACCGTACCAGACTCATCGGCAATAATAATCTGACCGGAGTCGTAAGCGGCCTCGTACTCCATACCAGTACCCACCACCGGAGATTGCGGCACAATAACCGGCACAGCTTGACGTTGCATGTTTGCACCCATCAACGCGCGCGCGGCTTCATCGTGTTCAATGAACGGGATCAAGGAAGCCGAAATACCCAAAATCTGTTTCGGCGAAACATCAATATATTGAATTTTCTTAGTATCTTCAACCGCCGGCTCACCAAATCTACGCACCAAAGTACGAACTTCTGTAAAGTAGCCGTCTTTGTCAATTGGAGCTGAGGCTGGAGCAATGATGTGACGCTCTTCGGTGGCGGCATCTAAATAATCAATTTTATCACTAACCTTGGTCTTGCCATCAATCTGCTCAACTTTGCGGTAAGGTGATTCGATAAAACCGTAATCATTCACCCGTCCGTAAGAAGCCAAATAGCCCACCAACCCAATGTTCGGGCCTTCTGGGGTTTCAATTGGGCAAATGCGGCCGTAATGAGTAGGATGAACGTCTCGAACTTCGAAACCGGCGCGCTCACGAGAAAGTCCACCCGGACCGGTAGCGGAAAGCGTGCGCTTGTTACCAAGCTCGGCTAGCGGGTTAGTCTGGCTCATAAACTGTGATAACTGAGATGAGGCAAAGAACTCTTGCAACACCGCCATAATTGGGCGCGAGTTAACCAACTGCGCCGGCGTAACGGTGGCAATGTCTGAGACGCTCATGCGATCTTTAACAATACGTTCCATACGCAACAAACCAACGCGAATTTTAGCCTGCACCAATTCACCCACGGCGCGAACGCGGCGGTTGGCTAAGTGATCGATATCATCTTTCTTAGCAGTTGGATCGTTATTTAATCTAATTACTTCTTTAACGATGGCGATAAAATCATCCATCCGCAAAATTCGATTCTCAACTACGTCTTTAACCTGCAAATTCAAACGAATGTTCATGCGATAACGGCCAACGCGCCCAAGATCGTAGCGTTTGTTATTAAAGAACAACATATTCAAGAACGAACGTGCGCCTTCTGGGTTAGCCAAGTCTCCCGGGCGAATCTTTTTATAAACTTCTACCACGGCCTGATCTTCGCTTTTAGTCACGTCTTTTTCAAGTGTGGCGTTAATGTACTGGTGATCTGGATTAGTATCTACATCTTTAAACAAATCACGAATAGCATCGTCGTTAGCGTAACCAAAAGCACGCAAGAACGTAGTGACATTAATGCGGCGTTTGCGATCAATTTTAACCGTAATCACGTCTTTAGCGTTAGTTTCAACTTCTAACCATGCGCCGCGGTTAGGAATAATTTTAGCGCCAAATAAGTTGCGGCCGGGCACTTCATCGTTAGCAAAAAGTACGCCATATGAGCGTACAATCTGGGTAACAACCACACGCTCAATACCGTTAATAATAAAGGTGCCGCGTTTGGTCATCAACGGGAAATCACCCAAAAAGACATCGCTCTCTTTAATTTCACCGGTTTCTTTGTTCAACAAGCTAGCGCGAGCCTTAAATGGGGCTTTGTAAGTTAAGTTTTTGTCGCGCGCCATTTCTTCGGTAATGCGCGATTTGTCTAGGGTTGGAGAGCTAAAAGTAAGCGACAAGCTTTTGCCGGTAAAATCTTCTATTGGATTAATCTCGTCTAAAAGCTCTTGAACACCTTGCTC is part of the Patescibacteria group bacterium genome and encodes:
- the rpoB gene encoding DNA-directed RNA polymerase subunit beta; translation: MSKSASTKPERIYLSGNPNPTKLPNLIEIQTNSYKWLFEQGVQELLDEINPIEDFTGKSLSLTFSSPTLDKSRITEEMARDKNLTYKAPFKARASLLNKETGEIKESDVFLGDFPLMTKRGTFIINGIERVVVTQIVRSYGVLFANDEVPGRNLFGAKIIPNRGAWLEVETNAKDVITVKIDRKRRINVTTFLRAFGYANDDAIRDLFKDVDTNPDHQYINATLEKDVTKSEDQAVVEVYKKIRPGDLANPEGARSFLNMLFFNNKRYDLGRVGRYRMNIRLNLQVKDVVENRILRMDDFIAIVKEVIRLNNDPTAKKDDIDHLANRRVRAVGELVQAKIRVGLLRMERIVKDRMSVSDIATVTPAQLVNSRPIMAVLQEFFASSQLSQFMSQTNPLAELGNKRTLSATGPGGLSRERAGFEVRDVHPTHYGRICPIETPEGPNIGLVGYLASYGRVNDYGFIESPYRKVEQIDGKTKVSDKIDYLDAATEERHIIAPASAPIDKDGYFTEVRTLVRRFGEPAVEDTKKIQYIDVSPKQILGISASLIPFIEHDEAARALMGANMQRQAVPVIVPQSPVVGTGMEYEAAYDSGQIIIADESGTVLESTAHHITVLEDDTKEKKVYKLQKFVRSNQATCINQRPIVDVEQHVVKGQVIADSSATDKGELALGQNVLVAFMSWGGGNFEDAIIISERMLHRDRFTSIHIEKYVCEVRDTKLGPEVITQDIPNVSEEALSNLDESGIVRIGAEVETGDILVGKITPKGETELSAEEKLLRAIFGEKAKDVRDASLRLPHGERGKVVEIKLFNKDQGDELPAGVYQQVEISVAQLRKIAVGDKLAGRHGNKGVISTILPVEDMPYMPDGTPVDIILNPLGVVSRMNLGQILETHLGWAANTLNIKVASPVFEGLSWEQIQTYLEKAKLPKTGKIQLFDGRSGAGFDHTTTTGINYIMKLSHLVDDKMHARSVGPYSMITQQPLGGKAQFGGQRFGEMEVWALEAYGAAHTLQEMLTVKSDDTVGRSKVYEAIIKGDPIQKPSIPESFNVLVKELQSLGLSVQLLSDEDAKNFEIHLEEAKKAMAPVSDTGETLEEILNEPVGGMIEDEEAVDKLVTEIGSDDELSEPVAAAEEA